From the genome of Sphingomonas sp. HMP6, one region includes:
- the gorA gene encoding glutathione-disulfide reductase, giving the protein MTTTYDYDLFVIGAGSGGTRASRVAAAHGAKVAVAEEYRVGGTCVIRGCVPKKLLVYGAHFAEDLKDARRFGWDVPENLNFDWKRLRDNVMEEVDRINGAYTATLTNNGVEIILDRATITGPHSLTLGDGREVTAKYILIATGATPVVPECPGHELGITSNEVFHLDAVPKRILIAGAGYIANEFAGIFNEFGAKVTLINRSDVILRGYDESIRDRLLQISMMKGLDFRFNATFQGIEKQPDGCLRVSMTGHDPIDVDCVMFATGRAPNTEGLGLENAGVELSNGAVVVDADNKSTCDSIYAVGDVTNRVQLTPVAIREGQAFADTLFGGKPHRVDYENIPSAVFSHPPMAGVGLTEAQAKNKFGSVKVYTSDFRPMKNVLANRNERALYKMVCHAESGVVLGLHMIGPDAPEILQAAAVAVKAGLTKDAFDQTVALHPSMAEELVLLR; this is encoded by the coding sequence ATGACCACGACCTACGACTACGACCTCTTCGTCATCGGTGCCGGTTCCGGCGGCACCCGCGCCTCGCGCGTAGCGGCGGCGCATGGGGCGAAGGTGGCGGTGGCCGAGGAATATCGCGTCGGCGGGACCTGCGTCATCCGCGGCTGCGTGCCCAAGAAGCTGCTCGTTTACGGCGCGCATTTCGCCGAGGATTTGAAAGACGCGCGGCGTTTCGGCTGGGACGTGCCCGAAAACCTCAACTTCGACTGGAAGCGGCTGCGCGACAATGTGATGGAGGAGGTTGACCGGATCAACGGCGCCTATACCGCCACGCTGACCAACAATGGCGTCGAGATCATCCTCGATCGCGCGACGATCACCGGGCCGCACAGCCTGACGCTGGGCGATGGGCGCGAGGTCACCGCGAAATACATCCTGATCGCGACCGGGGCGACGCCGGTGGTGCCGGAATGCCCGGGGCATGAACTCGGCATCACGTCGAACGAGGTGTTCCACCTCGACGCGGTGCCCAAGCGCATCCTGATCGCGGGCGCGGGCTATATCGCCAACGAATTTGCCGGCATCTTCAACGAATTCGGCGCGAAGGTGACGCTGATCAACCGCAGCGACGTGATCCTGCGCGGCTATGACGAGTCGATCCGCGACCGGTTGCTGCAGATCTCGATGATGAAGGGGCTCGATTTCCGCTTCAATGCGACGTTCCAGGGGATCGAGAAGCAACCCGACGGGTGCCTGCGCGTATCGATGACGGGGCATGATCCGATCGACGTCGATTGCGTGATGTTTGCGACCGGACGCGCGCCCAACACCGAGGGTCTGGGCCTCGAAAATGCCGGGGTCGAGTTGTCGAACGGCGCGGTGGTGGTCGATGCCGACAACAAATCGACCTGCGACAGCATCTATGCCGTCGGCGACGTGACCAACCGCGTGCAACTCACCCCGGTCGCGATCCGCGAGGGGCAGGCCTTTGCCGACACGCTGTTCGGCGGCAAACCGCACCGCGTCGATTATGAAAACATCCCAAGCGCGGTGTTCAGCCATCCCCCGATGGCAGGCGTCGGCCTGACCGAGGCGCAGGCCAAGAACAAGTTCGGCTCGGTCAAGGTCTACACCTCCGACTTCCGCCCGATGAAGAACGTGCTGGCCAACCGCAACGAGCGCGCGCTGTACAAGATGGTGTGCCATGCGGAATCGGGCGTGGTGCTGGGGCTGCACATGATCGGCCCCGACGCGCCGGAGATTCTGCAGGCGGCAGCGGTGGCGGTGAAGGCGGGCCTCACCAAGGATGCGTTCGACCAGACCGTCGCGCTGCATCCGTCGATGGCGGAGGAGTTGGTGTTGCTGCGGTAG
- a CDS encoding acyltransferase family protein, protein MQYLRGIAVLAVVLSHSASFTSSAYHSPPLFGGALEFGRLGVDIFFQISGFVIAIVSLRETDLAPSIGVGRFLARRFVRIVPLMWIAILAFAALQWLGHVSGSGLGYLRTALLLPGPLIPSIVWTLRQELIFYVIFALSFLTGRRWRFVPILWFAAILLVPRGPQTLWSHDAPLALLLNLRNLGFPCGLFVALAWLRYSSLWRYRSPIEPLAILLTASALVIFIIVPAFKIDSGVGLILILVPLLLFAVHVECPPGLARRVGELFGNASYSIYLFHYPAISVLMVALRKVAPASPPAIIVVIVLILSTAVGIAAYFLIERPLLAGVRDRVARRTAEPTAAL, encoded by the coding sequence GTGCAATATCTGCGCGGCATTGCCGTGCTGGCGGTCGTTTTGAGCCATAGCGCCAGCTTCACCAGCAGCGCGTACCACAGCCCGCCGCTATTCGGCGGCGCGCTCGAATTCGGTCGGCTCGGCGTCGATATCTTTTTCCAGATCAGCGGCTTCGTTATCGCGATCGTCTCGCTGCGCGAGACGGATCTTGCGCCGTCAATCGGTGTAGGTCGGTTTCTCGCGCGCCGTTTCGTTCGCATCGTGCCGTTGATGTGGATCGCCATTCTCGCCTTTGCAGCGCTGCAGTGGCTCGGTCATGTTTCCGGCAGTGGCTTGGGCTACCTCCGCACGGCGTTGCTGTTGCCCGGCCCGCTCATTCCCTCGATCGTCTGGACGCTGCGGCAGGAACTGATCTTTTACGTTATTTTTGCTCTCAGTTTCCTGACCGGTCGCCGGTGGCGCTTCGTTCCGATCTTGTGGTTCGCCGCAATCCTGCTGGTGCCGCGCGGCCCGCAGACTTTATGGTCACACGACGCGCCGCTGGCACTGCTCTTAAACCTTCGAAATCTGGGGTTTCCTTGCGGGCTCTTCGTTGCGCTCGCCTGGCTTCGCTATAGCAGTCTTTGGCGGTACCGTTCGCCCATCGAACCGCTCGCAATTTTGCTCACTGCCAGCGCACTCGTAATTTTCATCATTGTACCGGCCTTTAAGATCGACAGTGGCGTAGGTCTGATCCTCATCTTGGTGCCGCTGCTCTTGTTCGCCGTACATGTCGAATGCCCGCCAGGGCTCGCGCGGCGCGTCGGCGAGTTATTCGGAAACGCCTCCTACTCGATCTATCTCTTTCACTATCCTGCGATATCCGTCCTGATGGTCGCGTTGCGGAAGGTCGCGCCTGCGAGCCCTCCCGCGATCATCGTGGTCATCGTCCTGATCCTGTCGACCGCAGTCGGCATCGCTGCCTATTTTTTGATAGAACGACCGCTATTGGCCGGCGTTCGTGATCGTGTCGCGCGGCGCACGGCTGAGCCCACCGCGGCGCTTTGA
- a CDS encoding M13 family metallopeptidase: MRRATFLRLSAAVAVAALTVPGLAKEVSKAAPRYGTFGVDLTAQQRDLKPGDDFWTYANGAWDKRTEIPADKAAVGYGNMLSDEAEVNVRAILDDMAKNPAKYGATGKQVGDFYGSWIDEAGIEAKGTAPLKPYLARIDAVSDMKGLQTLFASVGYESPVGVGIIPNLADPTQYTAAVGQGGLGMPRDYYLLEGAKYDTYRKAYRAYIEKMQTLAGIANAAAKADAIMALETAMAKEHWSPEKSRDIAALNDPQDVAGLTKKAPEFDWALMLKTAGVDSSPKVLMTNNTAITALGKILVATPLATWKDYLAFHFVSDNAAYLPKVFDQAQFDFYSTTLSDVKTQRDRWKRGVQLTNGALGEAVGQLYVARFFPPAAKAQMSELIENLRGSYQDRIGKSAWMDEATRKAALVKLAAFEPRVGHPDKYIDYSSFNVVRGDMLGNAQRSAQFGHALELERFVKPVDRSLWGMTPQTVNAYYNPLANQITFPAAILQPPYFDPNADPAVNYGAIGAIIGHEMGHGFDDQGSQFGATGKFENWWTPAAKEAFKVRTAALAAQYDQYEPIPGTKVNGKLTLGENIGDLGGVEAAYGAYQRYQAKHGKAPVIGGLTGDQRFFMAYAQAWQAKLREGAARARLLTDPHSPPFYRVNGIVRNVDAWYTAFNVKPGDKLYLAPEKRVHIW; this comes from the coding sequence ATGCGCCGTGCCACGTTCCTACGCTTGTCTGCCGCCGTCGCGGTTGCTGCGCTCACTGTTCCCGGCCTCGCCAAGGAGGTGTCCAAGGCCGCGCCGCGCTATGGCACGTTCGGGGTCGACCTCACCGCGCAGCAACGTGACCTGAAACCGGGCGACGATTTCTGGACCTATGCCAACGGCGCGTGGGACAAGCGTACCGAAATTCCCGCCGACAAGGCAGCGGTCGGTTATGGCAATATGCTGAGCGACGAAGCCGAGGTGAACGTCCGCGCGATCCTCGACGACATGGCGAAGAACCCGGCGAAATATGGCGCGACCGGCAAGCAGGTCGGCGATTTCTACGGCAGCTGGATCGACGAAGCGGGGATCGAAGCCAAGGGCACCGCGCCGTTGAAACCCTATCTCGCCCGGATCGACGCCGTAAGCGACATGAAGGGCCTGCAGACACTGTTCGCCAGCGTCGGCTATGAATCCCCGGTCGGCGTGGGAATCATCCCGAATCTCGCCGATCCGACCCAATATACCGCTGCGGTCGGTCAGGGCGGGCTCGGCATGCCGCGCGACTATTATCTGCTCGAAGGCGCCAAATACGACACCTATCGCAAGGCGTACCGCGCTTATATCGAGAAGATGCAGACGCTGGCCGGCATCGCGAATGCCGCCGCCAAGGCCGATGCAATCATGGCGCTCGAAACCGCGATGGCCAAGGAACATTGGTCGCCCGAAAAGAGCCGCGACATCGCCGCGCTCAACGATCCGCAGGACGTTGCCGGCCTGACCAAAAAGGCACCAGAATTCGATTGGGCGCTGATGCTCAAGACCGCCGGGGTCGACAGCTCGCCGAAGGTGCTGATGACCAACAACACCGCGATCACCGCGCTCGGCAAGATCTTGGTCGCGACGCCGCTGGCCACGTGGAAGGATTATCTCGCTTTCCACTTCGTCAGCGACAACGCCGCGTATCTGCCCAAGGTGTTCGATCAGGCGCAGTTCGATTTCTATTCGACCACGCTGTCGGACGTGAAGACTCAGCGTGATCGCTGGAAGCGCGGCGTCCAGCTCACCAACGGTGCGCTGGGTGAAGCGGTCGGCCAGCTCTATGTCGCCCGCTTCTTCCCGCCCGCTGCCAAGGCGCAGATGAGCGAACTGATCGAGAATTTGCGCGGATCCTATCAGGACCGGATCGGCAAATCGGCCTGGATGGACGAGGCCACGCGCAAGGCCGCGCTCGTCAAGCTCGCCGCGTTCGAGCCGCGCGTCGGCCATCCCGACAAATATATCGATTATTCAAGCTTCAACGTCGTGCGCGGCGACATGCTCGGCAATGCGCAGCGGTCGGCCCAATTCGGGCACGCGCTCGAACTCGAACGCTTCGTAAAGCCGGTCGATCGGTCGCTATGGGGCATGACGCCGCAGACGGTGAACGCCTATTACAACCCGCTCGCCAACCAGATCACCTTCCCCGCCGCCATCCTGCAGCCACCCTATTTCGATCCGAATGCCGATCCGGCGGTGAATTACGGCGCGATCGGCGCGATCATCGGCCATGAAATGGGCCATGGCTTTGACGATCAGGGCAGCCAGTTCGGCGCGACCGGCAAGTTCGAGAATTGGTGGACGCCGGCGGCCAAGGAAGCGTTCAAAGTGCGCACCGCAGCGCTTGCCGCGCAATATGACCAATATGAGCCGATCCCCGGCACCAAGGTGAACGGCAAGCTGACGCTCGGCGAAAATATCGGCGATCTCGGCGGCGTCGAGGCGGCGTATGGCGCGTATCAGCGCTATCAGGCCAAGCACGGCAAGGCACCCGTCATCGGCGGCCTGACCGGCGACCAGCGCTTTTTCATGGCCTATGCGCAGGCGTGGCAGGCCAAGCTTCGCGAAGGGGCGGCGCGCGCGCGGCTCCTCACCGATCCGCATTCGCCACCCTTCTACCGCGTCAACGGCATCGTCCGGAACGTCGACGCCTGGTACACCGCCTTCAACGTGAAGCCCGGCGACAAATTGTACCTGGCACCCGAGAAGCGCGTCCACATCTGGTAA
- the pgi gene encoding glucose-6-phosphate isomerase, producing MTKADWTTIEALPSPRLETLFAEDAARLARFSVDVAGLHFDWSKTHLTADAVAAFTALAKAQDLHGKREALFAGEVVNTSEGRAVTHVAERGEGSEDDVARARVLHARMRALIDAIEAGALGEIRHVLHVGIGGSALGPDLLIDALGREDSRYDVAIVSNIDGAALEEVFAKFDPTATLLVIASKTFTTKETLTNADSVLQWMGEHGVEDAYGRVIALTADPDKAVEWGVDETRVLPFAESVGGRYSLWSSIGFPAAIALGWDCFEELLEGAAEMDRHFRQTSLSQNAPVLAAFADLYYTQVRHAETRATFAYDERLRLLPSYLQQLEMESNGKGVTIDGQPVGRPTAAITWGGVGTDAQHAVFQLLHQGTHLVPVEFVAVIEPGDTLSEEHHRQLLLNAFAQGAALMKGRPNNDLARSYDGDRPSSTILLEDLDARTLGALIAFYEQRTFVNGVLLGINSFDQFGVELGKEMAKAADAGGQDFDVSTTDLIARAGLA from the coding sequence ATGACCAAGGCCGACTGGACCACGATCGAGGCGCTGCCCTCGCCCCGGCTGGAGACGCTGTTCGCCGAGGATGCGGCGCGACTGGCGCGCTTCAGCGTCGATGTCGCCGGCCTACATTTCGATTGGTCGAAGACGCATTTGACGGCGGACGCGGTGGCGGCGTTCACCGCGCTGGCCAAGGCGCAGGACCTCCACGGCAAGCGCGAGGCGCTGTTCGCGGGCGAAGTGGTCAACACCAGCGAGGGCCGTGCCGTCACCCATGTCGCCGAGCGCGGCGAAGGCAGCGAGGATGATGTCGCCAGGGCGCGCGTGCTCCACGCCCGGATGCGCGCGCTGATCGATGCGATTGAGGCCGGCGCGCTCGGCGAAATCCGCCACGTGCTCCACGTCGGGATCGGCGGATCGGCGCTCGGCCCCGATCTGCTGATCGATGCGCTGGGGCGCGAGGATAGCCGCTATGACGTCGCGATCGTCTCAAACATCGACGGCGCGGCGCTGGAGGAAGTGTTCGCCAAGTTCGATCCGACCGCAACGTTGCTGGTGATCGCCTCCAAGACTTTCACCACCAAGGAAACGCTGACCAACGCGGATTCGGTGCTGCAATGGATGGGCGAGCATGGCGTCGAGGACGCCTATGGCCGCGTCATCGCGCTGACCGCCGATCCGGATAAAGCGGTCGAATGGGGCGTCGACGAAACGCGCGTCCTGCCGTTTGCCGAGAGTGTCGGCGGGCGCTATTCTTTGTGGTCGTCGATCGGCTTTCCGGCGGCAATCGCGCTCGGGTGGGATTGCTTCGAGGAACTGCTCGAAGGCGCCGCCGAAATGGACCGGCATTTCCGCCAGACCTCGCTCAGCCAGAATGCCCCGGTGCTCGCGGCGTTCGCCGACCTTTATTACACCCAAGTGCGCCACGCCGAGACGCGCGCGACCTTTGCCTATGACGAGCGGCTGCGCTTGCTGCCGTCCTATCTCCAGCAGCTCGAAATGGAATCGAACGGCAAGGGCGTGACGATTGACGGTCAACCCGTCGGGCGGCCGACCGCGGCGATCACCTGGGGCGGGGTCGGCACCGATGCGCAACATGCGGTGTTCCAATTGCTCCACCAAGGCACGCACCTCGTGCCGGTCGAATTCGTCGCGGTAATCGAGCCGGGCGATACGCTGTCGGAGGAACATCACCGGCAATTGCTGCTCAACGCCTTTGCGCAGGGTGCCGCCCTGATGAAGGGCCGCCCCAATAACGATCTCGCGCGGAGCTATGACGGCGACCGGCCAAGCTCGACGATCCTGCTCGAGGACCTCGACGCCCGCACCCTGGGCGCGCTGATCGCCTTTTACGAGCAGCGCACGTTCGTGAACGGCGTGCTGCTCGGGATCAATTCGTTCGACCAGTTCGGCGTAGAACTGGGCAAGGAAATGGCCAAGGCGGCGGATGCCGGCGGACAGGATTTCGACGTGTCGACGACCGATCTGATCGCGCGGGCCGGGTTGGCATAA
- a CDS encoding TauD/TfdA dioxygenase family protein: protein MGEMQIRPLSAQCGSEVTGIDVRAIGEADMAAIRAALAETGVVLLRDQQLSPEDHIAFARRWGEIDVNNYFPANGGYPEIAEVRKAETQFVNIGGGWHTDHSYDPVPAMGSILVARELPPVGGDTLFASMGAAYDALSDGLKATLGGLRAVHSADHIYGHDGIYAKTDQAADLKGHDISANAVHPAVIHHPVTGRKLLYVNPAFTLHFEGWTREESQPLLQYLYSVAMREEFHCRLQWREGSVAVWDNRSTWHFAANDYHGHRRLMHRITISGVALS from the coding sequence ATGGGCGAGATGCAGATCAGGCCGTTGTCCGCGCAGTGCGGTTCGGAAGTCACCGGAATCGACGTCCGTGCGATCGGCGAGGCCGACATGGCCGCGATCCGCGCGGCACTCGCCGAGACAGGCGTCGTCCTGTTGCGCGATCAGCAGCTCAGTCCCGAAGATCACATCGCCTTTGCGCGCCGCTGGGGCGAGATCGACGTCAATAACTACTTCCCCGCGAACGGCGGCTATCCCGAGATCGCCGAGGTCCGCAAAGCCGAGACGCAATTCGTCAATATCGGCGGCGGCTGGCACACCGATCATAGCTATGATCCGGTGCCCGCAATGGGATCGATCCTCGTCGCGCGCGAACTGCCGCCGGTGGGCGGCGACACGCTGTTCGCCAGCATGGGGGCGGCCTACGATGCGCTGTCGGATGGGCTGAAGGCGACGCTCGGCGGTTTACGCGCGGTGCACAGCGCCGATCACATTTACGGCCATGACGGCATCTACGCGAAGACCGACCAGGCCGCCGACCTGAAGGGCCATGACATCAGCGCCAACGCCGTTCACCCGGCGGTGATCCACCACCCGGTGACGGGCCGCAAGCTGCTCTACGTCAACCCGGCCTTCACGCTTCATTTTGAAGGCTGGACGCGCGAAGAAAGCCAGCCGCTGCTGCAATATCTGTATTCGGTCGCGATGCGCGAGGAATTCCACTGCCGGTTGCAATGGCGCGAAGGTTCGGTCGCGGTGTGGGATAACCGCTCGACCTGGCACTTCGCGGCGAACGATTATCACGGGCACCGGCGGCTGATGCACCGGATCACGATTTCGGGGGTGGCGTTGAGTTAG